One segment of Papaver somniferum cultivar HN1 unplaced genomic scaffold, ASM357369v1 unplaced-scaffold_137, whole genome shotgun sequence DNA contains the following:
- the LOC113334660 gene encoding metalloendoproteinase 4-MMP-like, with the protein METDYQHANITIGFYYGDHGDGDPFDNTTVIAHATGPVRGAHIHFNAAFIFAVDFSSEKSDMAYDLESIALHEIGHVLGLGHSSFPEAVMWPTESPRTINVKLTLDDVYGAQLLYGSNPDFNLDSVTSPASKSSGLGEIITISVSLVVTTLFSCL; encoded by the exons ATGG AAACTGATTATCAGCATGCTAACATCACCATCGGTTTTTACTATGGTGATCATGGAGATGGAGATCCATTTGATAATACTACGGTGATTGCACATGCAACCGGTCCGGTAAGAGGCGCACATATACATTTCAACGCGGCATTTATTTTTGCAGTTGATTTCAGTTCAGAGAAATCAGATATGGCTTACGATTTGGAATCCATCGCGCTACATGAAATTGGTCATGTCTTAGGCCTGGGTCATTCATCTTTTCCAGAAGCTGTCATGTGGCCTACTGAATCCCCTAGAACCATAAATGTGAAGTTAACATTGGACGATGTCTATGGTGCTCAACTTCTCTACGGCTCAAACCCAGATTTTAACCTTGATTCTGTAACGAGTCCTGCAAGTAAGTCTTCTGGCTTAGGAGAAATTATAACCATTTCTGTTTCGCTAGTAGTTACAACACTGTTTTCTTGTCTCTGA